One genomic segment of Mangifera indica cultivar Alphonso chromosome 6, CATAS_Mindica_2.1, whole genome shotgun sequence includes these proteins:
- the LOC123218138 gene encoding omega-amidase, chloroplastic-like produces MANHTGSFSFTALQPFQLPTISKFKIGLCQLSVTADKNKNLIHAHNSIKTAAENGARLVVLPEMWNCPYSNDYFGKYAENFENKGSSPSFSMLSEAASSLGITIVGGSMPEWENGKLYNTCCVFGADGKLKAKHRKVHLFDINIPGDVSFRESDIFTAGDKITIVDTEMGSIGLGICHDIRFPELAMLYREKGAHLICYPGAFNMSTGELLWELVQRARAADNQLFVATCSPSRESSGSYMIWGHSTLVGPNGEIIATSGHEATTVVAEVDYSAIQHQRGCIPVLNQGRGDIYKLIDLHQQKP; encoded by the exons ATGGCAAACCACACAGGAAGCTTCAGCTTTACTGCTCTTCAGCCTTTCCAATTGCCCACGATTTCAAAG TTCAAGATTGGCCTCTGCCAGTTATCAGTTACTgcagacaaaaataaaaacctaattCATGCTCACAATTCAATAAAAACTGCCGCAGAGAATGGAGCAAGGCTTGTTGTGTTACCT GAAATGTGGAATTGCCCTTATTCAAATGATTACTTTGGAAAATATGCTGAAAATTTTGAGAACAAGGGTTCTTCACCATCATTTTCAATGTTATCAGAAGCTGCTTCAAGTCTTGGGATCACCATTGTAGGTGGCTCCATGCCTGAATGGGAAAATGGCAAGTTATATAATACTTGCTGTGTTTTTGGAGCAGATGGAAAGCTCAAGGCCAAGCATAggaaa GTACATTTGTTTGATATTAACATCCCGGGGGATGTTTCGTTTAGAGAATCTGATATATTTACTGCAGgagataaaattacaattgtAGACACAG AAATGGGCTCTATTGGACTAGGAATTTGTCATGATATACGCTTCCCAGAACTTGCGATGCTGTACAGAGAGAAAG GTGCCCATTTAATATGTTATCCAGGAGCATTCAACATGAGCACTGGTGAACTGTTGTGGGAGCTGGTACAAAGAGCAAG GGCAGCCGATAACCAG TTATTCGTAGCTACTTGCTCTCCCTCGCGAGAATCCAGTGGTTCCTATATGATATGGGGCCATTCCACTCTTGTTGGACCG AATGGTGAAATAATTGCAACGTCCGGTCATGAAGCGACAACAGTAGTTGCTGAGGTTGATTATTCGGCAATTCAACACCAGAG aGGGTGCATACCGGTTCTGAATCAAGGGCGGGGAGATATATATAAGCTCATCGACTTACACCAACAGAAGCCTTGA
- the LOC123218136 gene encoding putative pentatricopeptide repeat-containing protein At5g37570 gives MTTKYFPPPYKYCKIGHTITYYLHISKTLNQLKQIHSVLLKTLPRPQHQNYLIQFFIHVLRSSTDNLSYARQVFDKIPNCRNQFLWTSLIRSHVVHAQFSQSILLYGKMHRLGVLPSGFTFSSVLNACARMPAFLEGKQVQCKVVQLGFFQNKFVFTALLDMYSKCGFILEARRLFNMMDDKDKDVVAWTAMICGYTKMAMMDDAQGLFDSMRERNVISWSAMVAGYANCGDMRAAKELYDRMIEKNPVTWVAMIAGYGKCGDVSEAKRVFDEILEPDASCWAVMVACYAQNGFAKEGIELYKVMRERNVRISEVAMVGAISACTQLGDIKMATELAEHVEDGCCERTPYVSNALIHMHAKCGCLVQAQREFDRMKEKDTISYSTMIMALAEHGKSQEALDMFLKMKKEGIKPNQVTFIGVLCACSHQGLVEEGCKHFEMMNRVFCTDPLTEHLTCMVDLLGRAGQLEKAYSLITVYERAIDGGTWGALLGACQVHGNAELGEIAARNLFKLEPGNTGNYVLLANTYASTGRWKDSERVKMMMNELGKKKTPGCSWISSQDK, from the exons ATGACAACAAAGTACTTTCCCCCACCTTACAAATATTGCAAGATAGGACATACCATAACTTACTACCTACACATAAGTAAAACCCTTAATCAGCTAAAACAGATACATAGTGTGTTACTCAAAACTCTACCTAGACCCcaacatcaaaattatttaatccaaTTTTTCATCCATGTCCTTAGGAGCTCTACTGATAACTTAAGCTATGCTCGCCAAGTGTTTGACAAAATACCCAATTGTAGAAACCAGTTCCTCTGGACTTCCCTTATACGTAGCCATGTTGTTCACGCTCAGTTTAGCCAATCCATCCTGTTATATGGTAAAATGCATCGGTTGGGAGTATTGCCATCTGGGTTTACCTTCTCTTCTGTGCTCAATGCGTGTGCACGTATGCCAGCATTTCTTGAAGGCAAACAAGTGCAGTGTAAAGTAGTACAATTAGGTTTCTTCCAGAACAAGTTTGTATTCACTGCATTGCTTGACATGTATTCAAAATGTGGCTTTATATTAGAGGCGAGaagattatttaatatgatgGATGATAAGGATAAAGATGTTGTCGCTTGGACTGCTATGATTTGTGGATACACTAAAATGGCTATGATGGATGATGCACAAGGATTGTTTGATAGCATGAGGGAGCGCAATGTGATATCTTGGAGTGCGATGGTTGCAGGGTATGCAAATTGTGGTGATATGAGAGCTGCGAAGGAGTTATATGATAGGATGATAGAGAAGAATCCGGTGACATGGGTTGCTATGATTGCAGGGTATGGGAAGTGTGGCGACGTGAGTGAGGCTAAAAGAGTGTTTGATGAGATTTTGGAACCTGATGCTTCATGCTGGGCAGTGATGGTGGCTTGTTACGCACAAAATGGATTTGCAAAGGAAGGTATTGAATTGTATAAAGTGATGAGAGAAAGAAATGTGAGAATCAGTGAGGTAGCAATGGTGGGGGCTATCTCAGCTTGTACACAACTTGGAGACATTAAAATGGCAACTGAATTGGCTGAGCATGTAGAGGATGGTTGCTGTG AGCGGACGCCGTATGTATCCAATGCACTTATCCACATGCACGCAAAATGTGGATGTTTAGTTCAAGCTCAGAGAGAATTTGATAGAATGAAGGAAAAAGATACGATATCATATAGCACAATGATCATGGCCCTTGCTGAACATGGTAAATCCCAAGAAGCTTTGGATATGTTCTTGAAGATGAAAAAGGAAGGAATAAAACCAAACCAGGTTACATTCATTGGGGTCCTTTGTGCGTGTAGTCATCAAGGGCTGGTTGAAGAAGGCTGCAAGCACTTCGAGATGATGAATCGAGTTTTTTGTACGGACCCCTTGACTGAGCACCTTACTTGCATGGTTGATCTCCTGGGAAGGGCAGGCCAACTTGAGAAGGCATACAGTCTTATAACGGTATATGAAAGAGCCATTGATGGAGGAACTTGGGGAGCTTTGCTAGGAGCTTGTCAGGTTCATGGTAATGCTGAATTGGGTGAGATAGCAGCCAGGAATCTCTTCAAACTTGAGCCTGGGAATACTGGAAATTATGTGCTTTTGGCAAATACTTATGCTTCGACAGGTAGATGGAAAGATTCTGAGAGGGtgaaaatgatgatgaatgaATTAGGAAAGAAGAAAACTCCTGGTTGTAGCTGGATATCAAGTCAagataaataa